Within the Pseudoxanthomonas sp. Root65 genome, the region GTGTTGCCGACGGCATCCAGCGGATCGGTGATGGCGCGGATCTCGGGCGGCAGTTCCGCCATCTCCGCGATGCCACCCGCGTTGTCGGTGATCGGGCCGTAGGCATCCAGCGCCACGATCATGCCGGCCATCGACAGCATGGCCGTGGCGGCGATGGCGATGCCGTACAGGCCGCCCAGCGCGTACGCGCCGAGGATCGCGATGCACACCGCGACCACCGGCCACGCCGTGGATCGCATCGACACGCCCAGGCCCGCGATGATGTTGGTGCCGTGGCCGGTCGTGGAGGCGGCGGCGACGTGCTTGACCGGCGCGTACTGGGTGCCGGTGTAGTACTCGGTGATCCACACGATCACGCCGGTCAGCACCAGCCCGACCAGTGCGCAGAAGTACAGGTTCAATGCGCCGTACGACGAGTCCGCCATCAGTTGCGTGGTGATCGGATAGAACGCGATCGCCGCCAGCACCGCCGAGACGATCACGCCCTTGTACAGCGCGCCCATGATCGAGCCGCCGGCCTTCACCTTGACGAACATCGCGCCGACGATCGAGGCGATGATCGACACGCCGCCGAGCACCAGCGGATACAGCACCGCATGTTCGCCGGCCTGCGCGACCATCAGACTGCCCAGCAGCATGGTGGCGATGATGGTGACTGCGTACGTCTCGAACAGGTCGGCCGCCATGCCGGCGCAGTCGCCGACGTTGTCGCCCACGTTGTCGGCGATCACCGCCGGGTTGCGCGGATCGTCCTCGGGAATGCCCGCTTCCACCTTGCCCACCAGGTCGGCGCCGACGTCGGCGCCCTTGGTGAAGATGCCGCCGCCCAGCCGCGCGAAGATCGAGATCAGCGACGAGCCGAACGCCAGGCCGACCAGCGCGTGCAGCGCGTCGGCTTCGGTGTAGCCGAGGTGCAGGTGGAGCACCGCGAAGTAGCCGGCCACGCCCAGCAGGCCCAGGCCGACCACCAGCATGCCGGTGATGGCGCCGCCCTTGAAGGCCACGTCCATCGCCGCGCTCATGCCCTTGCTGGCGGCCTCGGCCGTGCGCACGTTGGCGCGTACCGAGACGTTCATGCCGATGTAGCCGGCGGCGCCGGACAGCACCGCGCCGATCAGGAAGCCGATGGCGCTGGCCCATGAGACGAAGAAGCCGATCAGCACCAGCAGCACCAGGCCGGCGATGCCGATGGTGGTGTACTGGCGGTTGAGGTAGGCGCTGGCGCCTTCCTGCACGGCCGCCGCGATTTCCTGCATGCGGGCGTTGCCCGCGGGCTGTTTCAGGATCCAGCGTGCCGCGACGATGCCGTAGATGATCGCCACGCCGGCGCAGATCAGCGCCAGCGTCAAACCGTGTTGTTCCAGCATGACCCCTCCCAAGGTTGATGGATGTCGTCCAGCAGAACGCTTGAACACGCAACCCAATCCCGGTGGAGCCTGTTGAACGATTGAGCGCACTCGACCGCTGCGATGGACTGCAGCACGAAACCCTTGTTCAGACATCCCTGGAGCTGGCCCGAGTATGACCGGATGCGCTGCATGCCGCCAGCGGTGACGGACCGGTTCAGGCATTCCATGCCAGCCTTGCCGCCCCGATGCTGTTTTCGTATCCGTTTCAAGGAGTTGCCATGCGTCCGACCGTCGCACGTCCATTGCTTGCCGCCTGTCTGGCCATCGCGGCGCCGGCATGGGCCGCCGATCCGAAGCCCGAGATCGCGCGTCCCGCCGCGGCACCACAGGCGGTCGGCGCCGTGCACACGCTGCGGCAGATCCCCGAGGCCTGCGCACGCCTGGAAGGCGCCTTCACGGGTGATGCGGCGCAGCCCTATCGCTACGCACCGGTGCGCACCAGCCCGCAGTGCCAGCCGCGCGCGCGCTTCGTCGACTTCGACAAGGCGAAGCCTTCCGTCGCGGCAGGATGGAAGCTCAACGACGTTATCCGCGTGCCGAACGCGGCGTGTCCTTCTCAGCAGGCCGTCGTGCGCGTGTGGCGCAAACCCGGCAGCGCGACGCCGCCGCCGCTGGATGGCCAGGGCCAGTCGCGCATCTACCTGCAGGACGCGAAGCAGCAGGCGGGAGCCGCTGCGCAGGCGCCGTCGCTGACCCTGTTCGCGGCCAGGCTGGATGTGGAAGGCGAGGCTTGTCGTTAGAGAGCGGCAGGCGTGCCCTGATGATAGGACAGCTGCCAGCCTGCATCCGTGCGTCGCCATACCGATGCACGCAACGCGACGTGGAAGGGCGCGCCATCGCCGCCGAGTTCCTGCGAACGGAAGTGCAGCAAGGCCAGGTCGGGGCCCATCACGTCGATGCGATGGTCGCAGGCGACCACGTTCGGCACCTGCGTGCGTGTTGCCAGGAAGTCGATCACCCCCTGGCGGGTATAGCGCACGCCCGAGCGGCCGACTTCATGGAAATCCGGATGCAGCAAGCGCTCCAGGCGTTCGCGCGTGCAGGGTGAGCCGGGATGGTGGAGTTCGGTTTCGAGCGCGGTGAGCTCGGCAAGCAGGCTGTCCATGCGGCAAGCCTAGCGCTGTCCGCCGCCCTCCGCCCGTATGGCCTCACGCAGGGGTGGACGTCGTTGCGCCGTGGGCATTGTCCTTCTGCGCCAGGTACTGGCCGAAGCGGTAGCCAGCGCCCGCAATGGCAAGGCCGATCGCAGCGGCCAACATGCCGATGAGTACTTTGCGGAACATGGGAGGTTCCCCTTGGCGTGATGATGGATCCACGCTAGCACCGCCGTCGCCACCGCGACGGTGCCTGAAGTCACCCCGCCGCGATTGCCGCGCCACGTTCCGCCAGGACCTCGCGCAGCACCGAACGGTGGCAATGCGCTTCTTCCTCGCAATAGCAGCCCACCGAGAAATCGCTGCCATGCGACAGCGCCGCCAGCAGGTCCAGGGTGCGGCCATTGTCCGGCGTGGCCATCTCGGCGCGGTACTTCTTCGCGAACGCAGCCCACGCCTTGGGCGTGGCGGCTTCCTGCGCCTCCTTCACCAGCGCCGCACTGGGCGCCAGATTGGGATACCACACGTCGTACCAGTCCTGCGACGCGATCTCGGCCTTCGGAACGCCGCGAGGTGGCCGGCGGACCGTGCCGATGCGCAGGCCTTCGTGCCCAACGCGCGGACTGCCGAGGCGGACGATGCGGAGGGTCAAGCGCGCATCATCCTTCCCACGCGGGCAGCTTCTTCTTCACCGCCACGTTTTTCAGCGCCACGTACTTCGGCAGACCGTCGGTACCGTAGGGCGGATAGGCCTCGCCGCGGATCAGCGGCTGCAGGTACGTCCGCGCCTTGTCGGTGATGCCATAGCCGTCCTTGCGGATGAAGCCCGGCGGGAACTTCTTCTCGTGGTTGGCGACCTTCGACAGCGGCGCCGCCTCGATCTTCCAGCGGAACGGTGCATCGGACGTGCGCACGATCACCGGCATCACCGCGTTCTGGCCCTTCAGTGCGTACTGCACCGCCGCCTTGCCGACTGCCTGCGCTTGTTCCCAGTCGGTCTTCGACGCGATATGGCGCGCCGAGCGCTGCAGGTAGTCGGGCAGGGTCCAGTGCACCTTCAGGCCCAACTGGTCCTTCACCCGGCCAGCCAGATACGACGCCACGCCGCCGAGCTGCGTGTGGCCGAACGAATCCTTGCCGCCGCCGGCATCGGCGACGAAACGGCCGTCGGCGTACTGGATGCCTTCGCTGGCCACCACCACGCACCAGCCCACGCGGTCCACCGTCTTCTTCACCTGGGCGAGGAAGTCGGTTTCGTCGTACGGGCGCTCGGGGAACAGGATCAGGTGCGGCGCGTCGTCGCGCGTCTGTCCGGCCAGGCCGGCGGCCGCGGCCAGCCAGCCGGCGTGCCGGCCCATGGCTTCGTAGACGAAGACCTTGGTGGACGTCTCCGCCATCGCGGCCACGTCCAGCGCGGCCTCGCGCACGGAGACGGCCGTGTACTTGGCCGCCGAGCCGAAGCCGGGGCAGGTGTCGGTGACCGCGAGATCGTTGTCCACCGTCTTCGGCACGCCGATGCAGGTCAGCGGGTAGTCGAAGGCCTGCGCCAGCTGCGACACCTTCCACGCGGTGTCGGCCGAATCGTTGCCGCCGTTGTAGAGGAAGTAGCGCACGTCGTGCGCCTTCAGCACCGCCAGCAGGCGCTCGTACTTGGCCCGGTCGGCGTCCAGCGACTTGAGTTTGACGCGGCAGCTGCCGAAGGCGCCGCCCGGCGTGTGGGCGAGCGCGCGGATGGCGGCGGCCGACTCCTTGCTGGTGTCGATCAGCTCCTCGCGCAGCGCGCCGAGGATGCCGTTGCGCGCCGCCAAGACCTTGATTTTGCGGGCACGCGCTTCGGTGATGACCGCCGAGGCGGAGGCGTTGATGACGGCGGTGACACCGCCGGACTGCGCATAAAGTAGGGTGCCAGACGCCATGTGGGGTTCGTTCCGGAGTGCGGGGATGCGGTAAGCTTCACACAGATGACGCGGTGCAGCGCGGCGCCCGGCGCCCGGCGCGGTCCACCGCCCGCAGGATTCCAGTTTCGGGAGTTACAGCATGCGATTGGTTCTACTGGGCCCACCCGGGTCGGGCAAGGGCACTCAGGCGGCGCGCCTGAAGGACTACCTGCAGGTACCGCATATTTCCACCGGCGACCTGTTGCGCGCCGAAGTGGCGGCCGGCAGCCCGCTGGGCCTGCAGGCCAAGGAAGTGATGGCGCGCGGCGAACTGGTCAGCGACGACATCCTGCTGGGCATGCTGGAAGACCGTCTGTCCCGTGACGACACCCGTTCCGGCTTCATCCTCGACGGCTATCCGCGCAACCTGGTGCAGGCCGCCGCGCTGGGCCAGCTGCTGGCCAAGCTGGGCCAGAAGTTCGATTTCGCCGTGCAACTGGACGTGCCCACCGACCTGCTGGTCGAGCGTATCGCCGGTCGCGCCCAGGCCGAAGGCCGTGCCGACGACAATCCGGAATCGGTGCGCAAGCGCCTGCAGGTCTACACCGACCAGACCGCGCCGGTGATCGATTTCTACCGCCAGCAGGGCGAACTGACCGTCGTCGACGGCGTCGGCTCGCTGGGCGAGGTGTTCACCCGCATCACCGAATCGATCGCGCCGGAGAAGGCGGTCGGCTGAGGCCGGCGGCGGTATCCGCACAGGAAAACGCCCCGGCTTGCCGGGGCGTTTTCGTTGGCGCATGCGTTGGCGGTCAGGGCGTGGTCGAGAGCGTCAGCCCGTACGCCTGCAGCAGCGGATTGAGCGGCTGGAAGTAGCTGGTCGCCAGCTTCGCCTGCTTGCCCTTGCAACTGTAGTTGCCGCCGGACAGCACGCCCTGGCCCTGGCCGGCGCTGGTGATGAAGGAGCCGCCGGAGTCGCCACCTTCGGCGCAGACCTTCACCTGGGTCGTGCCGTTCACCGTGCCGTCGGCGCCGTAGCTGACCGAGACGTTCTTAGCCTCGATCACCCCGCACTTCCAGCCCGTGGTGCGGCCGGAGCGGCAGACCGCCGCTCCCACCGGCGCTTCGAGGCTGCCGCGCACGGCAACATCGCCCGCCCCATAGCCGCTGACCGAGGGCAGCAGCGTATGTGCCGCATCCACCTGCACCCAGGCCATGTCGTTGTTGGGGAAGCTGGACGCCTGGAAGGTGCCGATGCGGCTCAGCGAGCGCCTCACCAGGACGGCGGCGCCATCGCCGGCGTCGCCGCAGTGGCCGGCCGTCGCGAAGCCCTTGGCGCCGTTGCGCGTCACCGAGAAGCCGACCGAGCAGTAGTAGGAGCCGCTGGTCGTGGTGGACAGATATTCGCTGCCGCCCTGCAACGTGGCCAGCGGACGCGGCGCATCGGCCATGGTCTGGAAGCGCAGGGTCGACGCATCGGCGCCGCTGCGGGCCACGAAGTCCACCGCCGCCTCGTCCGCCCCCGGTGCCACGTTGACCGTCACGCTGTTGGTCTTCACGTCCACGTACCAGCCGTAGACGCCGGTCGGTGCGCGACCGCCCTGCGCCAGGACGTCGTCGAGCCGCGCCTTGGCGTTGCCCAACGCGTCGAGGCTGTGGCGCACCTGCCGCGTCTCGGCGCCGGCGACGGCGCGACCGCTGGCGGAGGTGGTGGCGACGACCCAGCGGAAATCGCCCGAGGGCGAGCGCTCGATCCAGCTGCCGGCGAACCCGCGGCCCTGGGCCTGCGCCGCGATCCTTTCCTGCTGCGCGGTGAGGCGCTCGACTTTCAGATACTGGCCGAGTTGCTGTTCGGACAGGCCGAGGTCGCGCTTCATCGCCGATGCGAGTGCGGAATCGGGCTCGGAGGCCATCGCCGGGCCGATGGCCAAGGCGAGCGCGGCGGCGAGAGCGAACGGGGCCGAGGCGGGACGTGCGAAGGAAACGATCTGACGCATGCAGGTGCTCCTGGGATGGACGGGTGGCGCGGTTCGCACCTGGGGCTGCCTGGGGACGGCGTGGGGGACACCTCCTTCGGTTCTCGTAACCGCCGCGGAAACCTACCACTTTCCGCACGCGCGGATTGTGAGTTGATGGCGCCCTCTGTAACGTCCGGTACGCGCCTATGTCCGGAGCTGTTTCGATGAAGAGAATCGTCCTCGTGCTGGTGGCGGCACTGCTTGCTTCCCCGGCATGCATGGCCAAGGATTTCCTGCGCACGCAGGGCACGCAGATCGTCGATGGCAGCGGCAAGCCGGTGATCCTGCGCGGCATGGGCCTGGGTGGCTGGATGCTGCAGGAGGGCTACATGCTGGACATCGACGGCGTGGGCACGCAGCGCAGCATCCATGCGCGCATCGCCGACCTGATCGGACCGGAGAAGGCCGACGCCTTCTACCAGGCATGGCGCGACAACCACACCACCAAGGCCGACATCGATGCGATGGCGCGCTGGGGCTTCAACTCGGTGCGCCTGCCGATGCACTACGCGCTGTACACGCTGCCGGTGGAACAGGAGCGGGTGCCCGGTCGGCAGACGTGGGTGGAGGAAGGCTTCCGCCGTACCGACGAACTGCTGGCCTGGGCCAGGGCCAACGATCTCTACCTGATCCTCGACCTGCACGCCGCGCCCGGCGGGCAGGGCAACGACCACAACATCGCCGACCGTGACCCGACCCAGCCGTCGCTGTGGGACGACCCGCGCCACCAGGACAAGATGGTGGCGCTGTGGAAGGAGCTGGCGCAGCGCTACAAGGACGAGCCCTACATCGCGGCCTACGACATCATCAACGAGCCGAACTGGGGCTTCGCCGACAAGGCCGACACCAATGGCTGCAAGGAAGATGGCAACGCGCCGCTGAAGGACCTGCTGGTCCGCACCACGCGCGCGATCCGCGAGGTGGACAAACGCCACATCATCGTCATCGAGGGCAACTGCTGGGGCAACAACTACCGTGGCGTGCTGGACGACGGCCCGTGGGACGACAACCTGATGATCAGCTTCCACAAGTACTGGAACGTCACCACCCGCGACAGCATCGCCGACGTGCTCGCGCTGCGCGACAAGCACCGCATGCCGCTGTGGCTGGGCGAGACGGGCGAAAACTCCAACGACTGGTTCGCCCGCACCGTGGCGCTGGTGGAAGGCGAAGGCATCGGCTGGGCATGGTGGCCGTTGAAGAAGATCCGCTACAACAACCCGCTGCAGGTGGTGCCGAACGACGGCTATCGGCGGGTGCTGGCCTACTGGAAGGGCGAGGGTCCGAAGCCGTCGGCGAAGGACGCCGAGGCCGCGCTGATGCGCTTCGCCCGCGAGGACGTGCGCCACGAGAACAACGTGCCGCATCCGGACGTGATCGATGCGCTGTTCCGCGCACCGCATTCGGACCAGTCGGTGCCGTTCAAGGTGCACGCGATCGGCGAGACGGGCGGTGCCATCGCCGCCATCGATTTCGACATGGGCCGCAATGGCGTGGCCTACCACGACCTGACGCCGGCCAACCACCACATCTCCGACGGCGGCGAGCGGGTGGTGTGGAACCCGGCGATGACCTACCGCAATGACGGTGTCGATCTGGGCAGGGATGCACAAGGCGGCCTGCACGTGGCCGGTCTGCAGCGCGGTGAATGGCTGAAGTACACCTTCGACGCCGGTGCCGGTGGTACTTACCGGCTTGCGCTGGACGGTCGCGGCGCGGGGCGCGTTTCGCTGGTGCTCAACGGGGTGGCGGTGCAGGCGGTCGATCGTGCGCGGGGCTTCCGCGGGCTGGTCCTGGCGCCGGGCCGCAACACGCTGGTCGTCAAGGGCGAAGGCGCCCCGGTCGATCTGGCGACGCTGCGCTTCTCGCGCTGAACCGGCGACAGGCGCAGCGCGTGCCGAACCGGGCGCGCTCGGCTAAAGTTCGCGGACTCCTTCCGGAAGCGCAGTCTTGAAGATCCACATCCTCGGCATCGCCGGCACCTTCATGGGCGGCGTGGCCGCCCTGGCCCGCGAACTCGGCCACGCCGTCGAAGGCAGCGACCAGGCCATCTACCCGCCCATGTCGACCCAACTGGAGACGCTGGGCATTGCGCTGGCGCAGGGTTACCAGCCGCAGAACATCGCGCCGGACTGCGACGAGATCGTCATCGGCAACGCGTTGTCGCGCGGCAACCCGGCCGTCGAGGCGGTGCTGGACCAGGGGCGGCGCTACATCTCCGGCGCGCAGTGGCTGTCCGAACGCGTGCTGCCCGGCCGCGACACGCTGGCCGTCGCGGGCACGCACGGCAAGACCACCACCACCAGCATCCTGACCTACCTGCTGGACGCAGCGGGCCGTTCGCCGGGCTTCCTGATCGGCGGCGTGGCCGAGGACTTCGGTGCGTCCGCGCGCATCGGCGGCGGCCGCGAGTTCGTCGTCGAAGCGGACGAGTACGACACCGCGTTCTTCGACAAGCGCAGCAAGTTCGTCCACTACCGCCCGCTGGTCGCCATCCTCAACAACCTGGAATACGACCACGCCGACATCTTCCCCGACGTGGCCGCGATCCAGCGCCAGTTCCACCACCTGGTGCGTACGGTGCCGCGCCGTGGTCGCCTGATCGTCAACGGCGAGGATGCGCGTCTGACGGACGTGCTGGCGATGGGCTGCTGGACACCGGTCGAGCGGTTCGGCTTCGACGCCTCGCTGGAGTGGAGCGCACGCCTGATCCGCGAGGACGGCAGCGCGTTCGCGGTGCGCCACAACGGCGTCGAGATCGGCGAGGTGCACTGGCCGATGCTCGGCCGCCACAACGTGCTCAACGGTCTGGCCGCGCTGGCCGCCTGCCATGCGGTCGGCGTCGACATCACCACCGTGCTGCCGGCACTGGCGGCGTTCCGCAGCGTGAAGCGGCGGCTGGAAGTGATCGGCCAGCACGATGGCGTCACCGTCTACGACGACTTCGCCCACCACCCCACCGCCATCCATACCACGCTCGAGGGCCTGCGTGCGCGGGTCGGCAAGGCGCGCATCCTGGTGGCCATGGAGCCGCGCAGCAATTCGATGCGCTCCGGCGCACACGCCGAAGCGCTGGCGCCGTCGCTCGACATCGCGGACGGGGTCGTCTTCCTGCACCGTCCGGAACTCGCCTGGGATGCCGGCAGGATCGTCGCCGCCATCCGTGGCGATGCACGCACCGTGCCCGATGTCGATGCGCTCATCGCCGCGTTGAAGACGCAGGTACGCCCGGGCGACCACGTGGTGTTCATGTCGAACGGCGGTTTCGATGGCGCGCCGCGGCGCTTCCTGGCGGCGCTCCAGGGCTAAGGCGGCCGAGATGGCGCACGAATCGCTTCCGCTGTTTCCGCTGCACAAGGTGTTGCTGCCCGGTGCCGCGATGGACCTGCGCATCTTCGAGCGGCGCTATCTGGACTTGGTGCGGGATTGCGGACGTGCCAGCACGGGTTTCGGCGTCTGCCTGATCCTCGACGGCGACGAGGCGGGTGGGCCGGCAACGCCGGCGGCGTATGGCGTCGAGGCGCGGATCGAGAACTTCGACATGGGCGAGGACGGGCTGCTGTCGCTGCGCGTGCGCGGCCACCGGCGTTTCCACGTGATGCGCACGCGCGTGCGCGACAACGGGTTGGTCGTGGCGGACGTGGAATGGCTGCGCGCGGATGAGGATTTCGAGATCCTGCCCGAACACGCGCTGCTGGGCACGCTGCTGCAGACGATGATGGAAAAGGTGGGCACGGATCTGAGCAAACTGCCGCCGCGCGTGTTCGAGCATGCCGGCTGGGTCGGCTGGCGGCTGGCGCAGGTGCTGCCGATCACCCCGCAGCAGCGCGTGTCGCTGCTGCAGGAGGACGATGTGAACGCGCGGCTGCAGCGGCTGCTGGAGTGGATCGACTGACGTTGTCGCCGTAGCGCCGGGCTCGCTCGGCTCCGTCGCCCGCGTTCGCGGATCGCGGACAGGGCAAGCGGCGCAGGCGCCGCTCCACGTCGGCCGCGGCAAGCTCAGGGAGGCGAGACCGCCTGGTCATCGGTTCGCAGCCGCAGCACCGGCAATCCGGAATCCGGATGCGGCGCGATGGCGTGGTCGAGGTCCGAGGTCGCCTGCGTCACCGCATCCAGCGCCGTGCGCGCTTCGCGCAGTGGCCGCCACAGGCGCACCAGGTTGAACGCGCGCTGCTGCTGCAGCACCTGCGCGCTGCCGATCCACAACGGCATGTCGCCGGGCTGCAGGCGCGTGTCGGCCGGCCACAGGCGCAGCACCAGCACCTCGCCGGGCTGCACGCCCTTGCGCAGCATCAGCAGGCTTTCGGCGCGCGTGTCCAGGGTGGCGGGCAGCACGGGTTGTTCGTCGTCGGGCAGGTCGCTGTCCAGCAGGTTCAGCGCCTCTTCCCAGCCGGCCTGCGGCTGCTCGCGCCAGCCGTCGGCAGCCAAGCTGGCTTTCAGCGGGGCCAGCGGACCGGCGACCTGCACGTCCAGCGGCCAGCGCTGTTCGTCGTCGAATTCGTTGCGGCGTCCCGGCAGCGACTGCCAACCGTCGTCCCACCACGCCTGCAGGGTGACGCTGCGTTCGGTCACCGGCGTCTGGAACTGCGCCAGCATGTGCTCCACGTTGCGGGGGGCATGCCACAGTCCCGCCAGCACGAAACTGCCATAGAACAGCCACGCGATCGGCTTGATCCAGAACGAGCGCACCATGCGGCGGCGATAGGCGATGCCCAGCACCAGCAGCCAGACCAGGCCGAACAACATGCCGCCGACCACGTCGCTGAGCCAGTGCGCGCCCAGGTAGAGGCGGGCGAAGCCGATCAGCGCCACCACGATGCCCGACACCAGGTAGGGCCAGACGCGCGTGCGCCCCGGCAGTTCCCGAGCGATCAGCACGGCGAAGAAGCCGAAGGTGATGGTCGACATCGTCACCGCAATGGACGGGAAACCGAACCCGCTGCTGACACTGGGCGGCTTGGGGATGTCCACCGAGGCGCCCAGCCACGCCGTCAGCGCCAGCCCGAAGGCGATCGCCGCCAGCCAGTGGGCGGCCGCCATCCAGCGCTTGCGCCAGCACAGGTAGCCCAGCACCAGCAGCGAGGCCGGCGCCAGCACCTGCTCGTCGCCCAGCGAAGCGAGCGCGGCCAGCGGATGGTCCGCCAGCGGGTTGCGCAGCGCGCGCATCAGGTCGTAGACCCACAGGTCGACCGCCAGCGGTTCGCCGTGGCCGATCACGATGACCAGGAACGCGAACCACACCCAGACGATGGCCAGCAGCAGGATGGCCAGCAGGGCCAGCGGCACGGATTCGCGCCGTGTCGGCTCGAACACCGCGGCCGTGTAGCGACCCAGCACCGGATGCGCGTGCGACCACGCCAGCGCGCGCGCCAGTAGCGCGTCGGCGTGCGCGGCGAACCAGCGGTAGGTGTACAGCACCATCGCCCAGGCCAGCGCGATCACCAGCACCAGCAGCCCCAGCACCAGCGCCAGACGGCCGGCGACGGCGGCCACGGCATCGTAGGCATGGCCCAGCACCCAGCCGGGCAGCAGGAACGCCACTGCCCACGCGATGCACGCGGCGGCACTGGCCACGGCGTAACGCCGCAGCGGCATGCGCGAGATGCCCGCGACGGCCGGCACGAACGGGCGGATCGGTCCCACGAAGCGCGCGATGAAGATGCTCTTCCACGCGTTGCGACGGAACAGCAGCTCGCCGCGGTCCAGCAGTTGCGGATACTTGCGGAACGGCCACACGGTGCGCAGCTGCTGGCCCCAGCGATGGCCGATCCAGTAACTGGTCGCGTCGCCGACCAGCGCGCCGAGCATGGCGCAGGCGACCGCATAGGGTCCGGAGATCTCGCCCAGCCCGATCAGCACGCCGACCGCGAACAGCAGCGGCAGCGCCGGGACGATGGCGCCGATGATGATCACCGCGTCGCAGAACGCGATGGCGAAGATCACCAGTCCCGCGGCCACGGGATGCGCGCTGATCCAGGCCAGCAGGTTGTCGAACCAGGAGGCTTCCATCGCCGGATTATAGGCGGCGGTACATGACCCGCGTCTGCGACCTATGGACGGTAGAATGCCGCGGTGGACCTGCGCTCGCCTTCCGAAATCGCCGCACTCAAGGCCGACAGCTTCGGCCGCATCTCGTTGATGCAGGGGCCACAGGGTCCGTTCGTAAGGCGTGACCTCGCGCACGTTCCGTTATGGCTGCGGTTGCCGGCGTGGTGGCTGGCGCGGCGCGAGGCACTGGCGCTGCGCCAGGTCGCCGGCATGGCCGACGTGCCGCAGCTGCTCGACTGGACCGGCCACCGGCTGGACCGCAGCTACATGGAAGGCGCGGCGATGTACCAGCGCCCGCCGCGCGGCGACCTGGCCTACTTCCGCACCGCGCGCCGGTTGCTGCAGCAGTTGCATCGCCGCGGCATCGCCCACAACGACCTGGCCAAGGAAGCCAACTGGCT harbors:
- a CDS encoding DUF488 family protein; the protein is MTLRIVRLGSPRVGHEGLRIGTVRRPPRGVPKAEIASQDWYDVWYPNLAPSAALVKEAQEAATPKAWAAFAKKYRAEMATPDNGRTLDLLAALSHGSDFSVGCYCEEEAHCHRSVLREVLAERGAAIAAG
- a CDS encoding LON peptidase substrate-binding domain-containing protein gives rise to the protein MAHESLPLFPLHKVLLPGAAMDLRIFERRYLDLVRDCGRASTGFGVCLILDGDEAGGPATPAAYGVEARIENFDMGEDGLLSLRVRGHRRFHVMRTRVRDNGLVVADVEWLRADEDFEILPEHALLGTLLQTMMEKVGTDLSKLPPRVFEHAGWVGWRLAQVLPITPQQRVSLLQEDDVNARLQRLLEWID
- a CDS encoding adenylate kinase, with protein sequence MRLVLLGPPGSGKGTQAARLKDYLQVPHISTGDLLRAEVAAGSPLGLQAKEVMARGELVSDDILLGMLEDRLSRDDTRSGFILDGYPRNLVQAAALGQLLAKLGQKFDFAVQLDVPTDLLVERIAGRAQAEGRADDNPESVRKRLQVYTDQTAPVIDFYRQQGELTVVDGVGSLGEVFTRITESIAPEKAVG
- a CDS encoding DUF4440 domain-containing protein, coding for MDSLLAELTALETELHHPGSPCTRERLERLLHPDFHEVGRSGVRYTRQGVIDFLATRTQVPNVVACDHRIDVMGPDLALLHFRSQELGGDGAPFHVALRASVWRRTDAGWQLSYHQGTPAAL
- a CDS encoding S1 family peptidase — protein: MRQIVSFARPASAPFALAAALALAIGPAMASEPDSALASAMKRDLGLSEQQLGQYLKVERLTAQQERIAAQAQGRGFAGSWIERSPSGDFRWVVATTSASGRAVAGAETRQVRHSLDALGNAKARLDDVLAQGGRAPTGVYGWYVDVKTNSVTVNVAPGADEAAVDFVARSGADASTLRFQTMADAPRPLATLQGGSEYLSTTTSGSYYCSVGFSVTRNGAKGFATAGHCGDAGDGAAVLVRRSLSRIGTFQASSFPNNDMAWVQVDAAHTLLPSVSGYGAGDVAVRGSLEAPVGAAVCRSGRTTGWKCGVIEAKNVSVSYGADGTVNGTTQVKVCAEGGDSGGSFITSAGQGQGVLSGGNYSCKGKQAKLATSYFQPLNPLLQAYGLTLSTTP
- a CDS encoding cellulase family glycosylhydrolase, with product MKRIVLVLVAALLASPACMAKDFLRTQGTQIVDGSGKPVILRGMGLGGWMLQEGYMLDIDGVGTQRSIHARIADLIGPEKADAFYQAWRDNHTTKADIDAMARWGFNSVRLPMHYALYTLPVEQERVPGRQTWVEEGFRRTDELLAWARANDLYLILDLHAAPGGQGNDHNIADRDPTQPSLWDDPRHQDKMVALWKELAQRYKDEPYIAAYDIINEPNWGFADKADTNGCKEDGNAPLKDLLVRTTRAIREVDKRHIIVIEGNCWGNNYRGVLDDGPWDDNLMISFHKYWNVTTRDSIADVLALRDKHRMPLWLGETGENSNDWFARTVALVEGEGIGWAWWPLKKIRYNNPLQVVPNDGYRRVLAYWKGEGPKPSAKDAEAALMRFAREDVRHENNVPHPDVIDALFRAPHSDQSVPFKVHAIGETGGAIAAIDFDMGRNGVAYHDLTPANHHISDGGERVVWNPAMTYRNDGVDLGRDAQGGLHVAGLQRGEWLKYTFDAGAGGTYRLALDGRGAGRVSLVLNGVAVQAVDRARGFRGLVLAPGRNTLVVKGEGAPVDLATLRFSR
- the mpl gene encoding UDP-N-acetylmuramate:L-alanyl-gamma-D-glutamyl-meso-diaminopimelate ligase, with protein sequence MKIHILGIAGTFMGGVAALARELGHAVEGSDQAIYPPMSTQLETLGIALAQGYQPQNIAPDCDEIVIGNALSRGNPAVEAVLDQGRRYISGAQWLSERVLPGRDTLAVAGTHGKTTTTSILTYLLDAAGRSPGFLIGGVAEDFGASARIGGGREFVVEADEYDTAFFDKRSKFVHYRPLVAILNNLEYDHADIFPDVAAIQRQFHHLVRTVPRRGRLIVNGEDARLTDVLAMGCWTPVERFGFDASLEWSARLIREDGSAFAVRHNGVEIGEVHWPMLGRHNVLNGLAALAACHAVGVDITTVLPALAAFRSVKRRLEVIGQHDGVTVYDDFAHHPTAIHTTLEGLRARVGKARILVAMEPRSNSMRSGAHAEALAPSLDIADGVVFLHRPELAWDAGRIVAAIRGDARTVPDVDALIAALKTQVRPGDHVVFMSNGGFDGAPRRFLAALQG
- a CDS encoding 6-phosphofructokinase — encoded protein: MASGTLLYAQSGGVTAVINASASAVITEARARKIKVLAARNGILGALREELIDTSKESAAAIRALAHTPGGAFGSCRVKLKSLDADRAKYERLLAVLKAHDVRYFLYNGGNDSADTAWKVSQLAQAFDYPLTCIGVPKTVDNDLAVTDTCPGFGSAAKYTAVSVREAALDVAAMAETSTKVFVYEAMGRHAGWLAAAAGLAGQTRDDAPHLILFPERPYDETDFLAQVKKTVDRVGWCVVVASEGIQYADGRFVADAGGGKDSFGHTQLGGVASYLAGRVKDQLGLKVHWTLPDYLQRSARHIASKTDWEQAQAVGKAAVQYALKGQNAVMPVIVRTSDAPFRWKIEAAPLSKVANHEKKFPPGFIRKDGYGITDKARTYLQPLIRGEAYPPYGTDGLPKYVALKNVAVKKKLPAWEG